In the Pectinatus sottacetonis genome, TAATTAGTTATAAAAGTTATATGTTCTTTTTTGCCTTTTTTTAAAATCTTAAGCAATAGATCCGTAATAGGCCCCCCGATTTTACGCCCGCTTATATCCCCATTAGCTATTGCTATAATGGATTTCTCCGGGACCGTTAAATCATGAAGCACCACTTCATATCTGTTTCCTAGCGATTTACCCAAAAAATCGACTAACGTAATATACTGTTTTAAATCCTCCACGCACATAACCTCTTTTATAGTTAATTTATCTTCTATGAGTTATTTTTTTCCTTGTGTATTTTCCTGATAAAGCAAAACTTCTAAATAATAAATATAATTTTATATAACATTGCCATATAAGTCAATTCTTGCCTAGATGCCAAAAATACCACTGTTCAGTGAATGAACAGTGGTATTAAAGTACAAGCTTAATAATATTTAATATTTTTTACTATTGTTTTATTTCAAAGCACTGGGAAATTTCGTCATATGATTTTACTTTTAACAGCTTTTTAATGTTGTTTTCGTTTTCAAAAAAACGCATAAGTTCTTTTAATGCCTGAGAATGATAAACAGCATCTGCCCCTGCAAGTGTGATAATAACTTTAATTGATTTATTACCGGTAAAAACCAGTGGACTTTTTAAAGTTATAAGACTAAACGATGTCTTTATCACACCATCTTCCGGTTTCGCATGGGGCATAATGACCCCTGGATACAGCATCATATAGCTGCCCATTTTTTCTACATTATTAAGTACAGCTTTAATATAGTTCTTGGCAATACAGCCCGCGCTAAACAGCAATTTACTTCCAAGTTCAACTGTTTCCCGCCAGTTTGTCCCTTGATAGCCCAGTATTGCACAGTTTTTATCTAAAAGCTCTATAAAAGAAGGATAGCTTTTTTCTTTTCCCATAAAAAGATGCGCCATATCTTTTTGCAGGAGTTTTTCATCAACTGTTGGACAATATTTTCTAGCTACTGCCAATACTTCATCCAGTTTAGGAATATATAGCGATTTTTGTTCTTCCCTGACATATTGGGAAAAGAAAATACTAAGTTCACTAATATTTTTTTCGGTCAAAAATGGTTGTACGAGGATACATTTTATATTAATTGACTTCAGCGGTACTGTAGTAATTACCAAATCTACATCATTATTTGCAATCACCTCATATGCATTATGCAGGGATACTGTTGCCACAGTAGTAAAGTCAAAAATACTTTGCAGCTTCATAAGCACATATTTTGATGTTCCTATTCCTGTAGCACAGACCAAAAGGACTTTTGCTTTTCTTTCCTTTTTATTCTGCATACGTTCTTTGGCTGTCATAAAATGAATACAAATATAGCCGCATTCTTCTTCACTGAATACTATATGCCAGTCTTTTTCTAAAAAAACCACAGCATTTTGCACACAATTAAACAGCCGTGGATAAGTTTGCTTAATCTGCTGCAATATAGGATTATTAATTTTAATGTTACGGCGGGTCCTGTAGATTGATGAATGAATATGCTGAAGCAGGTTTTCATATAAAGCTTCATCTTTTTCAAAAGCGGTGCCATAGTCATTTGCCACTTTTCCTATCAGAGTCAATACAATCATTTGTTGATAAAAATCATTTTCATCTTTTTCCCAAAAAAGATTGCTTCCCAGCAAATGTATTGTAATATAACCTATTTCACTCCGGGGAATTTTTACATTAAATGATTCCTCCAAGTGCTTTGCAATCCCTGCTGCAATAGCAAATTCAGGTGTATTCAACAAATTTCTCAGCTCAGCAGTTTCCATCACTATATCTTTTCCCATGCGTATTCTCTTTATCGCAATCGCCAAATGAATTACTAAATTATTAAAAGCATCATCGGAAAGTGTATTCTGGAGCTGTTTTTCTGCTTCCCTGACAAAATTTTGTATCTGAAGAATAGAAACGTCATTAAATAATTTTAGAAATTCCTGATTATTCATTCCCAAATAAGCAAAAAGTGTTTTTGAGGCAATTTTCCGCAGTTTTTGCTCTTTGCCTGCAAGACGTATTCCCTTGCTTTTTATTGTTTCAACATACTCTGTCTGTGTATTGATCCGACATTTAAGTTCATGGATATCGTTCTGCAATGTAGTTTTACTGACATTCAAATACTCTGATAGATACTGTATTGTAATATAATTTTTTTCGCCTAAAAGTTTGCAAAAAATATATACTAGCCGTTCTTCCTGTGAAAACACATAAGTATATGTATCTATCTCTTTGACTGTTTCACGTAATTTTCTCCGAATATCTTTTTCTACCGCAAAAGATATTCCTTCACTCTGCTTTCTTATCAAAGCTGGATATTTATTATCTCTCAAGTATTCATCAATATTATCTAAATCATACCGTATAGTCCTGTCACTAACACCAAAAGCATCTTTTAAGGTTGCAATTTTTATAGGCTGGCAACTGTGTAAAATTCTATGAAAAATTTGCATACACCGTTTGTTCAGCATAATAAAACCACCATTTCTTAAAATAAGGATACTGTCACATTATAATTTCGACTTCACAAATATGCAGTTCCTCCTGTCTTTCTAAAAACAGGAGGAAACAGCATTGCTTATTTATAAATAATTTTTTATATTTAACAGCATCTTTTATTCACTCTTCGTCTGGATTGTTAATTACTCTATTCTTTGTCCTTATGAAATTCGGCAGTAAAAGTGCCAGTACAAAAATACCAATAATTGCAAAAACACCTGCTTGACCAAAATGTACAGAAAGTTCTCCAATTACTATACCTAAAACACCAAAGTCAAAATCTCCAAATGTAGTATTTTGAAATCCTAACGCTCCCAATACAGGAAGTAAAAGTGCCGGAGCAAATGTTATCAAAAGACCATTAGTAAATGCACCCAGAACAGCCCCTCTTTTACCACCAGTTGCATTGCCAAAAATACCCGCAGTAGCACCACAGAAGAAATGCGGCACCAGTCCGGGAATAATTAATACTCCTCCTATCCCGCCAAGTATCAACATGCCCAGCACACCGCCTACAAATGAAGCAACAAAGCCAAGGACAACAGCAGTAGGTGCATACGTAAAAAACACTGCGCAGTCAACTGCCGGAACTGCTGAAGGAATAACTTTAGTTGCTATGCCTTCAAATGCCGGAATAAGGTCTCCTAAAATCATCCGAACACCTGAATAAACAATTGTTACACCGACAGCAAATTTAAGTCCTGATATTATTGCAAATAATATGGGCGACATGCCATCTGATATAGTTGATACATAAGCTGGTCCTGCTGCAATTGCTGAAATCAAGTAGAAAACCATCATTGTCAATCCTGTGGAAACTGTTGTATCACGTAAAAATCCCCATTTTTCTGGTATTTCTATTTTTTCTGTACTATCTTCCGGTGATCCGACTTTAGAACCGACCCATGCTGAAATATAATATGCCAAACTACCAAAATGTCCCATGGCGATGCCATCATGATCAGTTACTTTATTTGTATATTTCTGCCCAATAGCTGGAGAAATAGAACTCCATGCTCCCAACAAAAAACCACCGCAAAGAATAAGCTCTGTCCCTTTCATTCCCGCTGTTCCCAAAACAGCAGACAGTAAACATGCCATAAAGAAACTGTGATGCCCCGTCAAAAATACATATTTGTATTTAGTAAATCTGGCAATCAGCAGATTTACTATAAGTCCTACAACAAGAATCGACATTGTTTCAACGCCCAAAAGTTTTTGTGCCACAGATACTATTGCTTCGTTATTGGGCACGACACCGGTAATATGAAATCCCTTTTGGATCATTTTCCCTAAAGGATCTAAATTACTTACAATAAAATTAGCTCCAGCGCCAAGCATTAAATATCCTAAAATAGGTTTTAACGTTCCTGTCATTATCTTATAAAATGGTTTTCGCAATGCAATTAATCCAACACAGGACACAATTCCTAATAATAATGCCGGCTGCTGTAATACATCGCGCAAAAATTCCAGAATTTCTATCATATGAATTCTCCTATCTTTGTTGTTTAATTTGTATTGCTTTTATAATATCAAGAACATCTTCTCTTATCTTCTTTTTATTAACATAACTTCTAATTGCCACAACACGCTTATTTTCAAACTGTTGTGCCAATTCTTTTATTGTTACTATAAGATCGGGATTTTTGCCTTGTGCTGAATTGAAGTCGCTTGATTCTACTTGTGCATCAATATTTTCTTCTTTACAAATTTCTTCTATTTTCATAGCCAGCATAAGACTACTTCCAATGCCATTGCCGCATACGGTTAATATCTTCATTTGTTTTCTCCTTTACAGGCTTTCTGATGAATATAGTTTATGATAGCATTTTTTTCCATACCACCACGCACCTGTTTTAAAAAAAATTCATCTTCAATAAGTTCCATAAGTTCTGACAAAACATTAATATGTGTATTCTTATCTGTAGCACACAAAAAAACAAGAATATCAACTGGATCATATTCCTTATTGCCAAAAGCAACAGGTTCTTTTAAATGCACTAGTCCTAATCCAATCTTTTTTACGCCAAATTCAGGACGGGCATGTGGCATAGCCAATCCCGGCGCAATCACAATATATTGTCCCATTTTGCGAATATTTTCTATCATAGCTTCAATATATGCTCTGCCCGTATTCCCTGCTTTTACAAACATTTCTCCACCATAACGTACTGCTTCTTCCCAGTTTTTAGCTTTCACATTAACGGCTACAGTAGTTGAATTGAATAATTTTTCAATCATTTCCCGACCACCTTAAAGAAATATTTTCCTCATAAAATTGAAAATCCCAGTTTAGAGGCATCTTCATAAAAACCACATACAGTTTCCAAAGAATATTCACTTAAATCTTTTCCATAATTAACTCTTTTGGTTAAAATATTATTTGGAACTGTTATTATACTGCAACCTGTTTCAACTGCCTCCAGAATATTATAAAATTCACGGCAGCTTGCCCAAAGCAGCTGTATCCTAGGCTTCTTTTTGCAAATGGCACTGGCCTTTTTCATCAGATCTGCCGCATTGACCCCTGTATCAGCAATTCTTCCTGCAAATACCGATACAATATTTTCCGTATTACTATCCAGTGCATCAACCACTTCCTGAACCTGTTTTAAGGTGAAAATGGCTGTAATATTTAAGTGGTACCCCTTTTCTGACAATTTTCTTATCAGCGGAACCGAAGATACCCCCTTAGTATTGGTAACTGGTATCTTTACATATACGTTGGGCGCCAAGCCCGCCAAAACATCTGCCTCCCTCTCCATTTTTTCAAATTTATCGGCAAAGACTTCAAAAGATACAGAACAATCTTTTATCTGCTTCAACACATTCTGGGCGAAAGTTTTATAATCAGAAACTCCCGCTTTTTTCATTAGGGAAGGATTCGTCGTAAATCCTTTAACTACTCCCGTCTTGTAAATTGCTAACATTTCCTTTAAATCTGCCCCATCAGCAAAAATTTTTATTGGCAGTTCTCTTAAATCTTTCATAGTAATCCTCCTTTATTTATTATAATTTCATTATAAAATTAAGAATATTTTGTGTAAACAGTAAATTCTTTCAAAAATCATTCGGCAAAAGTAATTCTAAAACCACAAACAAAACAGCACTATATATGAAATTATTTCATATATAGTGCTGTTGAGATAAATTATAATTTGAATATTACTTTATTTACTGCCCAAGTTAGTTATACTGTTAACTTTCTAATAAAACCATATATGTAAAAATATAATAATTCCTATAAATAAGCTTATTATATAATATATATGTGTAACGGTTATTAACAAATTATTTATTTACTTTTTACGGAAATAATTAATAAGGCTGCCGCTGGAGTAAAAAATTACTTCATGTGCGACAACCCTGTACTTAATTTTTACCTGATGATCCAGAAAGTTTTATATAATCTTTTACTACTGTTATACTATCTTTTTCTGCTACATTTACCATATCAAAAAAATTTATTGTTGGATTTCTAATTATTGATTTTTTTATTGCATTTGCGTTTGCATTCATAAAATCACAACCAACATTAATTTTATTAATACCATACTTTACACACGTTACAATATTTTTTTCTCCAGAACCAGACCCTCCATGGAGTACTAATGGCATTTTTGTTAAGTTTTTTATTTTCTTTAGTCTTTCAAAGTCAAAACCAGGAATTACTCCATCAGGATATATTCCATGCGAAGATCCTATAGATATAGCCAACGCATCAACATTTGTTTCTTCCAAAAATTTTTTTACCTGATCAACATCAGTATACATAGATTTATTAGTGTATCTTTCTTCTGTCGCTCCGATACAACCGATTTCACCTTCTACGCTCACTCCTTTAGGATGTGCATATTTGACAATTTCTTTAGTCATTTCAATATTATTTTTAAAACTATGGCGGGATGCATCTACCATAACAGATGAAAAACCGTCATCAATTGCTTTTTTCAAATCAATAATTTCCTGCCCATGATCAAAATTTAATGCTACATTTATTTTTGTTCTATAGGCAAGTGTTTTTACTATTGGTGTTATTATTTCACTATCACAATGATGTAAAAGATGATCTTGAAATATATTTATAATTATTGGTGCATATTCTTCTTCCGCTGCTAAAATTACACTTCGCACTGTTTCTAAATTAAAACAATTAATCGCCATTACTGCATAATTTTGCTTATTGGCTTTTTCAAGCATGTTTTTCATTGAAACATACATTGTATTATATCTCCTCTATTATTTAATTTTAATTTCACCCAAATTGATATCTTCTTCCTCGTCTACTATTTTTTCTTCTACAGCATCTTTTTTTAACATCGTAAGTAAAATAGCCGTAACAACAGTTCCAACACCAAGCGCAATTAAAAATCCTATAGGATTATTCATAGCCGGAACTATAAACATTCCTCCAGAAGGTACCCTCGATTCTACTCCCATCAACATAATAAGTGCACCACCCACTGCAGCACCAGTTGAGCAAGAAAAAATAACTCGTAACGGATCTACCGCAGCAATAGGTATAACACCTTCTGTAATCATACATATCCCAAGAGGAAAAGCTATTTTTATATTATCGGCTTCGCCTTTGCTATATCTTTGTCTCCTCATAAGCCACGAAAGAGTTACACCAAAAGGTGGAATCATCGATGCACATATTTTTATCGCTTCCGGTCCATATACCCCTTGTAATAAAAGTCCATCTGCAAACAATGATGCTACTTTATTTACCGGTCCACCGAAATCAAATGCTGCCATAGCTCCCATAATAGCTCCAAATAATGCAGCTGAACCTCCCTGCATACTCTGCAACATCGCTGTTAAAGTAAACGAAACTGCAGCTATAGGTTCTCCAATTACAAAAAACATTACAAAACCAACTATAAGTGATGATAATAGCGGTAATATAAGCATTGGTAATAATGCTTGTGCCCAAACAGGAACTTTAACAACTTTTTTCAAAAAATTTATACACCAGCCAGCTAAATATCCTCCAAGCATACCACCAAAAAATCCTGCACCTATCGCATTAGCAATCATTCCCATTAAAAGTCCAGGAGCTATTCCTGGACGATCTGCAATAGAATATGCTATAGCAGCAGACATAATTGCTGGAATAAGCTGCATACCATAAACTCCTAGAGTCACTGCTGCCTGCCATATAGTATATGGGCTTTTATAGTCTGAAATCAGTGATGGATTATTCCCTAAAATATTTCCTATAGCAATTAATAATCCAGAAGCTACTACTAGCGGAAGCATATAAGAAACACCAGTCATTGCATGTCTCTTTATTTCACTTAATTGTAATTGTTTTATCATTCTAATCCCCCTTTCACTGTCCTAAATCTGATTGAATTTTATTAATAAGCCCTTTAGGTGATTTTATTACGACACTCGTAGGTACTTCTACAATTTTTTTATTTTTAAATCGCTCCATCCCATTTATTTTTATGTCCGCCGCAATTATAACAACATCCGCTGTAGATATTTCATTTAAGGTCAATTTATCCTCTGTCCCAATTGTTCCTTGTGTTTCTATACGGACATTATGGCCTAATGCTTTTCCTGCTTTTATCAATTTTTCTTTGGCAATATACGTATGAGCAATTCCCGATGTACAGGCAGCCACTCCAACAATATTCATGGTCAATCCTCCTTATATAGTCTTATTATATAAATTTATACTATTGATGTAATAAGACTATATTATTTTATCAAAAAATTCAGTTTTTAAAATATTTTACTTTATCCATGTCATTGAACAACGCCATTTTTTCTTCTATAGTATCACGACACATCCGTATACATGATGGATAAATAACATTTGGTTCACGTTCAAATCCTTTTTCCTGTAAATACTTTTCTATGCCTTTCATAAAGCTGTATTTTATATCACTAGATATATTTATCTTACATATACCTCTTTTTACCGATTCAGCTACTTCATTATCTGCATTGCTGGAGCCTCCATGCAACACTAATGGAACATCAGTAATTTTTCTAATTTCTGATAATAAATCGAGTTTTAGTTTTGGCACAAATCCCTTTGGATAAATTCCATGTGCAGTACCTATAGCTATTGCTAAGGCATCAACACCTGTTTTTTCAACGAATGTTTTTACATCTGCCGGATCAGTGTATATTATTTTAGTAGTTCCCCCTTCTATAGAATTGCCGGTCTGTCCTATAGTCCCTAATTCACCTTCAACTGATACCCCTATAGAATGTGCAATATCTACAACTTTTTTTGTCAAAGCTGCATTTTCCTGAAAAGATAGCTGTGACCCGTCAATCATAACTGATGTAAATCCTAATTGAATGGCATGAATACATTGTTCATATGTCCCGCCATGATCAAGATGTATCACCATAGGTACTTTAGTATGATTAGCTTCATAAATCACACTGCTGATAAAACTATCTCTTAAAAATTTTAATTCATCAGGATGAATTGCCATAATAACAGGGGCCTGTTTTTCTTCAGCACTTTCCATCATGGCTGTTAATAACTGTCCTGTACCAGCATTAAAAGCAGGTACGGCAAACTTATTTTTTTGTGCTGTTTCTAACATTTCTTTCATTGTAATTAACATAATACAACCTCTTTTTTATTTATTTCATTTCCTGCGAAAGCAGTTTTATGATTTCTCTTTTATCATTAGTTTTTAACAATTCATCTAATGTATTATCATCTGCCAAAGCCATGGCCACCTGGGAAAGTAATTTTAAATGGACTGTCGTTTTATCAACGTTACGAACTGCAAAAAGGATAACTACATGAACCGGTTTCCCATCAGGAGATTCCCATTCTAAATCATTTTTAGTACGTCCAAAGGCTATTGATGTAACTTTTACTGCATCTGATTTTCCATGGGGAATAGCAATGTGATTTCCCAATCCTGTCTGTCCTTCATTTTCTCTTGAATAAACATCTTTTATAAAATCTTTTTTATTTATTACATATTTCTCACGATAAAGGTTTTCTACGAGTTCTTCTAAAGCCTGTTCTTTATTGGCTGCTTTCATATTTAAATCAATCAGACGCTCGTTAAAAACTTCTTCAATATTCTCCATACCAAGTCTCCTGTTTCATTTATTCTCTAATATCCAGCAATATATTTTCTTTATAATATCTGCTGAAAGATTCTTCCTGTTTGACAATAAAACATCAATATTTTTTTTATCATCATCTCCACTGCTAAAATATATTTCCGATTTAACCAGCTGGATATTTTCATAAATAGTCACATATATCTCAGGATTTATTATGCAATCAGCAAGATATACACCCTTATTAATTTTTTTTATATCATTATTGCAAATATCCATAGAATTTTTATTATTATTTTTATCCATATCAGGAAATTGTTTCACAAAAGAACTGCGTAATTTTTGCGCATCTTTTTCATTAAATAATGCACTCACATAAGCAATAGGTATATTTGTAGATATTGACAGTTTTACTGTGGCAATGACTAAATCTATCTGTACACTATCAATAATTTTTTCAAAAGTTTTTGCAGAAGTAACATCTACTATCTGCCATTCTGGAAAATATTTTTTAATACGCTTCTCCAGCAAATGTGATGTCCCTATGCCGCTGGAACAAACAATAATTACTTTTTTCTTATTTATAATTTCTTCAACAGCATTTTGAAAATAAACAGCCAGATATGCTATTTCATCTTCTCTTATAACAGGAAGATCATATTTTATCTGTATTTTCAGCATAATCAGCTTTAACAGGATCATTGCTTCTGGAAACTCTGTGTTTACTTCTTCCAATATTGGGTTTTTTATATAAATTTTATATATCACACGGTTAAGCATAGGGCGAATATGCAACAATAATGCTTTATACAACGTTTGGCTAAATGAAAACCTAAGTGGATATACCTGCAAACTTATTTCAATAATATCTGTAGCGACTGCCTGCACTCGAAAATCATTATCAAAATTATTGCTAATTTCTGTAACACTTGTAATTCCACCTGATGAAGTCAAATAACGATAAATATAAAAAATTTCTGCTTCATTTAACACAACATCAAATTTTTCTTCTATATAGGATTTCATCAATTTTGCCGCTCTATAAAATTTTTCATTGTACGGCGGCCGATAAGAATCAAACTCAGCATATATTGTTTTGTCATGCTGTATACGCCTAATCAATATCAAAATATGCGTAACAAAATTTATATAATAAGGTTCTGTTATTTTATAATTGAGGTAATTTTCTATTTTTTCAATTAATAATTTAACAGTTTCTACTTTTTCTTCCCCAAAATGTTGTTTTAATTCTTTCAATGTATCATAATCGATTCTCGAATATGTTTCCTGCAAATTATTTTCTTTGTTTTTTACGAATTGATTGATTGTTTCCCCCAAGGCACGACGTATATCTGTTTCTGCTCCAGTTAAGCATGTACCTCTAACATCTTTATGCAATTTTAAATTATATCGGGATATTTCATTTTCTATCATTACTAAATCATTTACTATAGAAGTCTTACTAACAAAATATTCATCCGATAATCTTTGTATTGATAATCTTTTTTCTTTGCCTTCCAGTAGTGCAAATAAAATTTTCATTCGCCGTGCTTTTGTTGATAACCCATTATTGTTATCTTTCTTGTCTAATATGGCATTTACTGAATCATTTTGATTTTCTGCTAACCTTATTCCCTTACCGGAAATTCTTTCTATAATGATACCCTGTTCCTGCCAGCAATTAATATCATTACGAATTGTCTTATCAGAACATGACAGCATTTTAGCAAAAAATTTAACTGGCTTAAATTTATTATCAGACAATAAATATTTCAACAATATCTTTTGTCTATCGCTTACTCCTTCCATCTAACCTCCTCCTGTTCTTTCTTCAAGATTATAATACCATCTTCCATTCACTATAAAAATACCAAAACATTGCTACAACCTCCTCCATGAATTAGTATACTATTTTTTCTGTAATTGATATAGAAAAAACTGATATGTCTGTATATTCTAAATTTTATTCTTTTTAAAGATCCATACCATACAAAAAAACTTTTATTGCAATAAAAATCAATATGTAGTATTATATCTGTAAAAGCAGTATATATATTGTTTTTATATTGACAATTGATTAGCAGTCTTTGGGGCAGGGTGTAAATCCCTACCGGCGGTATAGCCCGCGAGCCTTTTGGCAGATTCGGTTTAATTCCGAAGCCGACAGTTATAGTCTGGATGGAAAAAGATTGTGTTATTTTATAATACTTTTAATAAGATTATCACAAAACTCGTTCCGTGCGATTTAAGTCGTTTTTGTTTTGCCCTATTGGCTGTTAAATACATTATGTATTTAACAGCTTTTTTGTTTATATAATATTTTTGCGGAGGTCTTTATATGAATCGCGATGAAAAATATATGCAGGCAGCTATCCAGCTTGCCCAAAATGCTCTTGGCAGAACCAGCCCAAATCCTATGGTAGGTGCTGTTATTGTAAAAGACGGGCGCATCGTTGGCTGCGGCTGGCATAAAAAGGCCGGCACCCCGCATGCTGAAATCCACGCTTTAAACGCGGCTGGAAATCTGGCAAAAGGTGCTACCATCTATGTAAGTCTTGAACCATGTTCCCACTTTGGCAGAACCCCGCCCTGCTGTGATGCAGTAATAAAAGCCGGTATAAAAAAAGCCGTAGTTGCCATGACCGATACTAACCCCAAAGTTTCTGGACGGGGCATACGAAAAATGCGTGAAGCTGGTCTGGAGGTAGTAACAGGTGTACTTGAAAATGAAGCCAGACAACTAAATGAAGTGTTTTTCAAATGGATAGAAAAAAAACTTCCTTTTATTACTATAAAAACAGCTATGACTCTTGATGGAAAAACAGCCACAGTTACCGGACAATCAAAATGGATAACCAGCGATATTTCACGCCAGTATGGCTATAAACTCCGAGACATAAACGATGCCATAATGGTTGGAATAAATACAATAATTTCTGATGATCCATCGCTAACTACCCATTCTATTGAAGGCGGCAAAAATCCCATTCGCATTATTCTCGACAGTACAGGCCGTATTCCCCTTACTTCTGCTGTTCTAACTGATAATAAAGCCCCGACAATAGTTGCCGTTACCCAAAACGCTCCTGAAGAAAAAATAAATATTTTAAATAACAACGGCATTGATGTTATAAAAACGACTGCTGATGAAAACAACCATGTCAGCATACGGGAACTTTTAACTAAACTGGCCCAAAAAGACATATGCAGTATTCTGGTTGAAGGTGGTGCAACATTAACCGGCAGCCTGATAAA is a window encoding:
- a CDS encoding PTS fructose transporter subunit IIB; its protein translation is MNIVGVAACTSGIAHTYIAKEKLIKAGKALGHNVRIETQGTIGTEDKLTLNEISTADVVIIAADIKINGMERFKNKKIVEVPTSVVIKSPKGLINKIQSDLGQ
- a CDS encoding ketose-bisphosphate aldolase produces the protein MLITMKEMLETAQKNKFAVPAFNAGTGQLLTAMMESAEEKQAPVIMAIHPDELKFLRDSFISSVIYEANHTKVPMVIHLDHGGTYEQCIHAIQLGFTSVMIDGSQLSFQENAALTKKVVDIAHSIGVSVEGELGTIGQTGNSIEGGTTKIIYTDPADVKTFVEKTGVDALAIAIGTAHGIYPKGFVPKLKLDLLSEIRKITDVPLVLHGGSSNADNEVAESVKRGICKINISSDIKYSFMKGIEKYLQEKGFEREPNVIYPSCIRMCRDTIEEKMALFNDMDKVKYFKN
- a CDS encoding PTS ascorbate transporter subunit IIC; translation: MIEILEFLRDVLQQPALLLGIVSCVGLIALRKPFYKIMTGTLKPILGYLMLGAGANFIVSNLDPLGKMIQKGFHITGVVPNNEAIVSVAQKLLGVETMSILVVGLIVNLLIARFTKYKYVFLTGHHSFFMACLLSAVLGTAGMKGTELILCGGFLLGAWSSISPAIGQKYTNKVTDHDGIAMGHFGSLAYYISAWVGSKVGSPEDSTEKIEIPEKWGFLRDTTVSTGLTMMVFYLISAIAAGPAYVSTISDGMSPILFAIISGLKFAVGVTIVYSGVRMILGDLIPAFEGIATKVIPSAVPAVDCAVFFTYAPTAVVLGFVASFVGGVLGMLILGGIGGVLIIPGLVPHFFCGATAGIFGNATGGKRGAVLGAFTNGLLITFAPALLLPVLGALGFQNTTFGDFDFGVLGIVIGELSVHFGQAGVFAIIGIFVLALLLPNFIRTKNRVINNPDEE
- a CDS encoding class II fructose-bisphosphate aldolase yields the protein MYVSMKNMLEKANKQNYAVMAINCFNLETVRSVILAAEEEYAPIIINIFQDHLLHHCDSEIITPIVKTLAYRTKINVALNFDHGQEIIDLKKAIDDGFSSVMVDASRHSFKNNIEMTKEIVKYAHPKGVSVEGEIGCIGATEERYTNKSMYTDVDQVKKFLEETNVDALAISIGSSHGIYPDGVIPGFDFERLKKIKNLTKMPLVLHGGSGSGEKNIVTCVKYGINKINVGCDFMNANANAIKKSIIRNPTINFFDMVNVAEKDSITVVKDYIKLSGSSGKN
- a CDS encoding BglG family transcription antiterminator, producing the protein MLNKRCMQIFHRILHSCQPIKIATLKDAFGVSDRTIRYDLDNIDEYLRDNKYPALIRKQSEGISFAVEKDIRRKLRETVKEIDTYTYVFSQEERLVYIFCKLLGEKNYITIQYLSEYLNVSKTTLQNDIHELKCRINTQTEYVETIKSKGIRLAGKEQKLRKIASKTLFAYLGMNNQEFLKLFNDVSILQIQNFVREAEKQLQNTLSDDAFNNLVIHLAIAIKRIRMGKDIVMETAELRNLLNTPEFAIAAGIAKHLEESFNVKIPRSEIGYITIHLLGSNLFWEKDENDFYQQMIVLTLIGKVANDYGTAFEKDEALYENLLQHIHSSIYRTRRNIKINNPILQQIKQTYPRLFNCVQNAVVFLEKDWHIVFSEEECGYICIHFMTAKERMQNKKERKAKVLLVCATGIGTSKYVLMKLQSIFDFTTVATVSLHNAYEVIANNDVDLVITTVPLKSINIKCILVQPFLTEKNISELSIFFSQYVREEQKSLYIPKLDEVLAVARKYCPTVDEKLLQKDMAHLFMGKEKSYPSFIELLDKNCAILGYQGTNWRETVELGSKLLFSAGCIAKNYIKAVLNNVEKMGSYMMLYPGVIMPHAKPEDGVIKTSFSLITLKSPLVFTGNKSIKVIITLAGADAVYHSQALKELMRFFENENNIKKLLKVKSYDEISQCFEIKQ
- a CDS encoding transaldolase codes for the protein MKDLRELPIKIFADGADLKEMLAIYKTGVVKGFTTNPSLMKKAGVSDYKTFAQNVLKQIKDCSVSFEVFADKFEKMEREADVLAGLAPNVYVKIPVTNTKGVSSVPLIRKLSEKGYHLNITAIFTLKQVQEVVDALDSNTENIVSVFAGRIADTGVNAADLMKKASAICKKKPRIQLLWASCREFYNILEAVETGCSIITVPNNILTKRVNYGKDLSEYSLETVCGFYEDASKLGFSIL
- a CDS encoding PTS sugar transporter subunit IIB, which codes for MKILTVCGNGIGSSLMLAMKIEEICKEENIDAQVESSDFNSAQGKNPDLIVTIKELAQQFENKRVVAIRSYVNKKKIREDVLDIIKAIQIKQQR
- a CDS encoding PTS sugar transporter subunit IIA, coding for MIEKLFNSTTVAVNVKAKNWEEAVRYGGEMFVKAGNTGRAYIEAMIENIRKMGQYIVIAPGLAMPHARPEFGVKKIGLGLVHLKEPVAFGNKEYDPVDILVFLCATDKNTHINVLSELMELIEDEFFLKQVRGGMEKNAIINYIHQKACKGENK
- a CDS encoding PTS fructose transporter subunit IIC, coding for MIKQLQLSEIKRHAMTGVSYMLPLVVASGLLIAIGNILGNNPSLISDYKSPYTIWQAAVTLGVYGMQLIPAIMSAAIAYSIADRPGIAPGLLMGMIANAIGAGFFGGMLGGYLAGWCINFLKKVVKVPVWAQALLPMLILPLLSSLIVGFVMFFVIGEPIAAVSFTLTAMLQSMQGGSAALFGAIMGAMAAFDFGGPVNKVASLFADGLLLQGVYGPEAIKICASMIPPFGVTLSWLMRRQRYSKGEADNIKIAFPLGICMITEGVIPIAAVDPLRVIFSCSTGAAVGGALIMLMGVESRVPSGGMFIVPAMNNPIGFLIALGVGTVVTAILLTMLKKDAVEEKIVDEEEDINLGEIKIK